The Heliomicrobium gestii genomic interval GCGAGCGGGAGGTGTTAGCGGCATTTCTCTCGTTCCCTAACGATTTTTGGCAGTATGGCTGCGCCTATTACTTTGAGTCCCTCGGCCAACCGGCGGAATACCATATCAAGCGGCTAAAACGCTTCTTAAACCACCAGAAGCACCGGCGGCGCTTTTTGTCTGAGTTTCCTGGCCGCCTTTGAACCGTGAAAAGCGGCGATGGGGGGGTGGAGAGTGAGAATCGGAATTGACGCCCGCGCGGCCATCTGGTACCGGGGAACGGGAATCGGAACATACACCTATCAACTTTGCCGGCATCTGTACGAACTGTATCATGCCGATGCGCCGGAGCGGTTGCGCTTGTTTTGGCCTGGTGAGGAGTACCGCCACCTCCACATTGCCCAGGAGGAGATCTTTCGCCTCGTTGAGCAGAACCGCGAGCGTTTTTGGGAGGAGGTGCACATCCCCCAAGCGATCCAGCAGGAAAAAATCGATCTGTATCATGTCCCCCAAAACGGCATCGGCTTGCCGACCGGCAAGGTTTGCAAACTGGTCGTCACCATCCACGATTTAATCCCCTATATCTGCCCGGAAACGGTTGGCAGGGGGTATTTGAGGATTTTTCTAGAAGAGATGCCGCGCATTTTGGAACGGGTCGATCACATCATCGCCCCCTCCTGCTGCACGGCCCGCGATTTGATGCAGATCACCGGGGTGCCCGAGGAAAAGATCACCGTCGTCTACGAGGCGGCGGAACCGAACTATCGTCCGCTCGATAAAGGGCAAGCGCGGGCGTACATGCGGGAAAAATTCGGCGTCACCCGACCCTATGTGCTTTATGTGGGCGGTTTTTCTCCCCGCAAGAACCTGCGGTT includes:
- a CDS encoding glycosyltransferase family 4 protein, yielding MRIGIDARAAIWYRGTGIGTYTYQLCRHLYELYHADAPERLRLFWPGEEYRHLHIAQEEIFRLVEQNRERFWEEVHIPQAIQQEKIDLYHVPQNGIGLPTGKVCKLVVTIHDLIPYICPETVGRGYLRIFLEEMPRILERVDHIIAPSCCTARDLMQITGVPEEKITVVYEAAEPNYRPLDKGQARAYMREKFGVTRPYVLYVGGFSPRKNLRLLIHAFQQVRRHLPEEHCLVLPGKQSKEFSDIEIMVSSRGLQEHVHFIGFVGVDDLPWIYNGASVFVYPSLYEGFGLPPVEAMACGTPTVVANVASLPEVAGDGAMLFSPIRAEQLEEILYTVLTDPALAAALGERGLRRAASFSWRQAALSTHDVFARLS